In the genome of Gloeotrichia echinulata CP02, one region contains:
- a CDS encoding superoxide dismutase has product MSFVQAPLPYDFNALEPYGMKGETFEYHYGKHHKAYVDNLNKLTDGTELADKSLEEVIQISFRDPSKVGIFNNSAQVWNHTFFWNSLKPAGGGAPSGELATKIDKDFGSFDKFKEEFTNAATTQFGSGWAWLIDDGGTLKVIKTPNAENPLAYGQKALLTLDVWEHAYYIDYRNARPAFIKNFLEQLANWDFAAENLAKV; this is encoded by the coding sequence ATGTCATTTGTACAAGCACCCCTACCCTACGACTTTAATGCTCTAGAGCCTTACGGCATGAAAGGTGAAACCTTTGAGTACCACTATGGTAAGCATCACAAGGCTTATGTAGACAACCTTAACAAGCTCACTGATGGTACAGAACTTGCTGATAAGTCGCTAGAAGAAGTGATCCAAATTTCGTTTAGAGATCCCTCTAAAGTAGGAATCTTTAACAACTCTGCTCAAGTATGGAACCACACCTTTTTCTGGAACTCCCTGAAGCCAGCTGGTGGTGGCGCACCCAGCGGTGAATTGGCTACAAAAATTGACAAGGATTTTGGTAGCTTTGACAAATTCAAAGAAGAGTTCACTAACGCTGCTACAACTCAGTTTGGCAGTGGTTGGGCTTGGTTAATTGATGATGGTGGTACGCTGAAGGTGATTAAGACACCCAATGCAGAAAACCCTCTAGCTTATGGACAAAAGGCACTCCTCACCCTAGATGTTTGGGAACACGCCTACTACATCGACTACAGAAATGCTCGTCCTGCGTTTATCAAGAATTTCTTGGAGCAGCTGGCTAACTGGGACTTTGCTGCAGAAAATTTGGCGAAAGTCTAA